A portion of the Deinococcota bacterium genome contains these proteins:
- a CDS encoding sigma-70 family RNA polymerase sigma factor, whose amino-acid sequence MTNETDERLVALMAARNELALVELHRRYCPYLLAMGRRMLRDPDERQQAVQDAFVNAWNAAARFDPAKASVKTWLVTIAHRLMVNRLRGGRLETVPLESWDAPVAPPDGVTKVYVEQAVASLAQDERELIELAFYQGHSHQELAELTGRPLGTIKTKLRTALGRLREHLGEQYGGEPRGGEVAGDR is encoded by the coding sequence GTGACAAACGAGACCGATGAGCGCCTGGTCGCGCTTATGGCGGCGCGCAACGAGTTGGCGCTCGTCGAGCTTCACCGCCGCTACTGCCCCTATCTTCTGGCCATGGGCCGGCGTATGCTCCGCGACCCCGACGAGCGCCAGCAGGCCGTGCAGGACGCCTTCGTCAACGCCTGGAACGCGGCGGCGCGCTTCGATCCCGCCAAGGCTAGCGTCAAGACCTGGCTGGTCACCATCGCCCACCGGCTCATGGTCAACCGCCTGCGCGGGGGGCGCCTGGAGACCGTGCCCCTCGAAAGCTGGGACGCGCCGGTGGCGCCGCCCGACGGGGTCACCAAGGTCTACGTCGAGCAGGCCGTCGCCAGCCTCGCCCAGGACGAGCGCGAGCTCATCGAACTGGCCTTTTATCAGGGCCACTCGCACCAGGAACTCGCCGAGCTCACGGGGCGGCCACTGGGCACCATCAAGACGAAGCTGCGCACGGCGCTCGGCCGGCTGCGCGAGCACCTCGGCGAACAGTACGGCGGGGAACCGCGTGGCGGGGAGGTGGCCGGTGACCGTTGA
- a CDS encoding anti-sigma factor has product MTVDQDMLIAYALGILDAAEAREVERYLESHPEAAAEVRDYLAALADEVMKLEPEADPKGATEGLLARVRAETGEAVGGAAGERVLERPAAAPKRTDRSKLPLWLGLAAAAALALLVFFGLPALRPETPPLVSELERYTEAPGAVTQALLDDEGQRVGTLVRLPDDRLFMALERPPPEDQVYQAWEIVDGVPLSLGVTDGAELLIVGHEVTPGGLFGVTEEPPGGSEQPTSAPVALAEL; this is encoded by the coding sequence GTGACCGTTGACCAGGACATGCTGATCGCTTACGCCCTGGGCATCTTGGACGCGGCCGAGGCTAGAGAGGTCGAGCGCTACCTGGAGAGCCATCCCGAGGCGGCCGCCGAGGTGCGCGACTATCTCGCCGCCCTGGCGGACGAGGTGATGAAACTCGAGCCCGAGGCCGATCCTAAGGGCGCGACCGAGGGCCTGCTGGCGCGGGTGCGCGCCGAGACAGGGGAGGCTGTGGGAGGGGCCGCGGGCGAGCGGGTTCTGGAGCGGCCCGCGGCTGCGCCCAAGCGCACCGATAGGTCCAAGCTGCCCCTGTGGCTCGGCTTGGCGGCCGCGGCGGCCTTGGCCCTGCTGGTCTTTTTCGGCTTGCCCGCGCTCAGACCGGAAACGCCGCCGCTGGTGAGCGAGCTCGAGCGCTATACCGAGGCTCCGGGCGCGGTTACCCAAGCGCTGCTCGACGACGAGGGCCAGAGGGTCGGCACGCTCGTGCGCCTGCCCGACGACCGGCTCTTCATGGCGCTCGAGCGGCCGCCGCCCGAGGACCAGGTCTACCAGGCCTGGGAGATCGTGGACGGCGTGCCGCTGTCTTTGGGCGTCACCGACGGCGCTGAACTGCTCATCGTCGGCCACGAGGTCACGCCGGGCGGCCTTTTTGGCGTCACCGAGGAGCCTCCGGGCGGCAGCGAGCAGCCGACCAGCGCGCCGGTCGCGCTTGCGGAGCTGTAA